One part of the Hippopotamus amphibius kiboko isolate mHipAmp2 chromosome 14, mHipAmp2.hap2, whole genome shotgun sequence genome encodes these proteins:
- the CHAMP1 gene encoding chromosome alignment-maintaining phosphoprotein 1, whose protein sequence is MEVFQELRKPSARLECEHCNFRGTDYENVQIHMGTIHPEFCDKMDAGGLGKMIFYQKSAKLFHCHKCFFTSKMYSNVYYHITSKHSAPEKWNEKPKNQLNKEADSVKSPPLPEHQEMVSNSAELLKPIPALSVETQKFGPVMSPESPKPTPLTSLDSQKPGPVVSSEPQAPSLPSPEPPKPAPVSSPELSKPVPLVSESQKPVPIPSPEPQKLAPVSPESVKATLTNPKPQKQSHFPETLGPPSASSPESPVLAASPEPWGLSPTASPESRKPVRTVSPEPRKLSPSESPEPWKPFPAVSPEPRRPAPAVSPGSWKPGPPGSPRSWKSSPSASSGPWKPAKPAPSVSPGPWKPIPSISPGPWKPTPSVSPASWKSSSVSPGSWKSPPASPESWKSGPPELRKTTPTLSPEHWKTIPPVSPELRKAGPSLSPELRKPGPPPSPEIRSPAGSPELRKPSGSPELWKLSPDQRKTSPASLDFPESQKSSRGGSPDLWKSSFFIEPQKPVFPDTRKPGPSGLSESPKAASDIWKPVLSIDAEPRKPLFSEATKTAPPASPEPRKRALFPEPRKLALFSELPKSAIFSESQKAVELGDELQADAMDDQKCDVLVQEELLATPKKLLEDTLFPSSKKLKKDNQENSDAELSSSEYIKTDLDVIDSKGQESSSDQEQVDVESIDFSRENKMDMTSPEQSKNVLQFTEEKEAFISEEEIAKYMKRGKGKYYCKICCCRAMKKGAVLHHLVNKHNVHSPYKCTICGKAFLLESLLKNHVAAHGQSLLKCPRCNFESNFPRGFKKHLTHCQSRHNEEANKKLMEALEPPLEEQQI, encoded by the coding sequence ATGGAAGTATTCCAGGAACTTCGTAAGCCATCAGCACGTTTGGAGTGTGAGCACTGCAATTTCAGAGGCACAGATTATGAAAATGTACAAATCCACATGGGTACCATCCATCCAGAATTTTGTGATAAAATGGATGCTGGTGGGTTAGGTAAAATGATATTTTACCAGAAAAGTGCAAAGCTATTTCACTGCCATAAATGCTTTTTCACCAGCAAGATGTATTCTAATGTATACTATCATATCACATCCAAACATTCAGCTCCAGAGAAATGgaatgagaaaccaaaaaatcaGTTAAACAAAGAAGCAGATTCTGTGAAAAGCCCTCCTCTTCCTGAACATCAGGAAATGGTCTCTAATTCAGCAGAACTCCTGAAACCCATACCTGCCCTTTCCGTAGAAACACAGAAATTTGGCCCAGTTATGTCTCCAGAATCACCAAAACCTACTCCTCTTACTTCCCTGGACTCTCAGAAGCCTGGCCCTGTTGTTTCTTCTGAGCCACAGgcaccttctcttccttctcctgagCCTCCAAAACCTGCCCCTGTTTCTTCTCCTGAACTTTCAAAACCAGTCCCTCTTGTTTCTGAATCTCAGAAACCAGTCCCTATTCCTTCTCCAGAACCACAGAAACTAGCTCCTGTATCTCCTGAGTCAGTAAAGGCTACTCTTACTAATCCCAAACCccagaaacaatcccatttcccAGAAACATTGGGGCCGCCTTCAGCCTCATCTCCAGAGTCACCAGTTCTAGCTGCCTCCCCTGAACCGTGGGGACTGTCCCCAACTGCGTCTCCAGAGTCTCGGAAGCCAGTCCGGACTGTCTCCCCCGAGCCAAGGAAGCTGTCCCCATCAGAGTCTCCTGAACCTTGGAAGCCATTTCCTGCTGTCTCCCCAGAGCCTCGGAGACCGGCTCCAGCTGTGTCACCAGGTTCGTGGAAGCCAGGTCCACCTGGGTCCCCCAGGTCTTGGAAATCCAGCCCGTCAGCATCATCAGGACCTTGGAAGCCAGCTAAACCTGCTCCATCTGTATCTCCTGGACCTTGGAAACCAATTCCTTCTATATCACCTGGACCTTGGAAACCAACTccatccgtgtcccctgcatcctGGAAGTCTTCATCAGTCTCACCTGGTTCCTGGAAATCTCCCCCTGCATCTCCTGAGTCATGGAAGTCTGGCCCACCAGAACTCCGAAAGACAACTCCCACCTTGTCACCTGAACATTGGAAGACAATTCCTCCGGTGTCTCCTGAGCTCCGTAAAGCAggaccttccttgtctcctgaGCTTCGCAAACCAGGCCCACCACCGTCCCCAGAGATCCGTAGTCCAGCAGGGTCTCCAGAGCTCAGAAAACCCTCAGGGTCTCCAGAACTTTGGAAACTTTCTCCTGATCAGCGGAAAACTTCTCCTGCTTCACTTGATTTTCCTGAATCCCAGAAGAGTTCCCGTGGTGGTTCCCCTGATCTCTGGAagtcttccttttttattgaacCTCAGAAACCCGTCTTCCCTGATACCCGGAAACCAGGTCCTTCTGGGCTATCTGAGTCCCCTAAAGCAGCCTCTGATATCTGGAAGCCTGTTCTCTCAATAGATGCTGAGCCTAGAAAACCTCTGTTTTCTGAGGCTACCAAAACAGCCCCTCCTGCATCTCCTGAACCACGAAAACGTGCTCTTTTTCCAGAGCCCCGGAAACTTGCCCTTTTCTCCGAACTTCCCAAATCTGCTATCTTCTCAGAGTCTCAGAAGGCAGTTGAGCTTGGTGATGAACTACAGGCAGATGCCATGGATGATCAAAAGTGTGATGTTTTGGTTCAGGAAGAACTACTAGCTACACCTAAGAAACTCTTAGAAGACacattatttccttcctcaaaGAAGCTCAAGAAAGACAACCAAGAGAACTCAGATGCTGAGCTTAGTAGCAGTgagtatataaaaacagatttgGATGTGATAGATAGTAAGGGCCAAGAATCAAGCAGTGATCAAGAGCAGGTTGATGTGGAATCTATTGATTTTAGTAGAGAGAACAAAATGGACATGACTAGTCCAGAGCAGTCCAAAAATGTACTGCAATTTACCGAAGAAAAAGAGGCTTTTATCTCCGAAGAAGAGATTGCAAAATACATGAAGCGTGGAAAAGGAAAGTATTACTGCAAAATTTGTTGCTGTCGTGCTATGAAAAAAGGTGCTGTTTTGCATCATTTGGTTAACAAGCATAATGTCCATAGTCCTTACAAATGTACAATTTGTGGAAAGGCTTTTCTGTTGGAATCTCTTCTTAAAAATCATGTAGCAGCTCATGGGCAAAGTTTACTTAAATGTCCGCGTTGTAATTTTGAATCAAATTTTCCAAGAGGCTTTAAGAAACACTTAACTCATTGTCAAAGCCGGCATAATGAAGAGGCAAATAAAAAGCTAATGGAAGCTCTCGAACCTCCACTGGAGGAGCagcaaatttga